In a genomic window of Helianthus annuus cultivar XRQ/B chromosome 10, HanXRQr2.0-SUNRISE, whole genome shotgun sequence:
- the LOC110885158 gene encoding dirigent protein 22 produces MGRFYIFLTLCSIILMGLSSVHCIDEDPVAVEDWFKGINTMKEKITKLHFYFHDIVSGNSPTAMRVAQPASYTSLTGFGNVMMADDVLTSGPEPNSTVVGRAQGIYASASMEDLGFLMTMNFVFSDGDFNGSSLSLLGRNPVLHEYREMPIVGGSGVFRLARGIATAKTYSFNLLGDAVVEYNVVVSHY; encoded by the coding sequence atggGTAGGTTCTACATCTTCTTAACTCTATGCTCAATCATACTCATGGGTCTATCTTCCGTGCATTGCATTGATGAAGACCCTGTAGCTGTGGAAGACTGGTTCAAAGGCATAAACACCATGAAAGAAAAGATAACCAAACTTCATTTCTACTTTCATGACATAGTGAGTGGCAATAGCCCAACTGCCATGAGGGTGGCTCAACCCGCAAGCTACACATCGCTCACTGGGTTTGGCAATGTGATGATGGCGGACGATGTATTAACGTCTGGACCTGAACCCAATTCGACGGTTGTAGGTAGAGCGCAAGGGATTTATGCATCTGCCTCTATGGAGGATCTTGGTTTTCTTATGACCATGAATTTTGTTTTTAGTGATGGGGATTTTAATGGTAGTAGTCTTAGTCTTTTGGGGAGGAACCCTGTGTTACATGAGTATCGTGAGATGCCGATTGTTGGTGGCTCGGGTGTTTTCAGGTTGGCACGTGGTATCGCGACTGCGAAAACGTATAGTTTTAATCTTTTGGGTGATGCAGTTGTTGAGTATAATGTTGTGGTATCTCATTATTGA
- the LOC110885159 gene encoding putative 12-oxophytodienoate reductase 11 codes for MAFNDREQAKIPLLTPYKMGKFELSHRVVLAPLTRCRSFGNVPQPHAILYYTQRTTKGGFLIAEATGVSDTAQGYRATPGIWTKEQVEAWKPIVDAVHAKGGIFFCQIWHVGRASNTGYQPNGQAPISSTEKGIMNSVEANGIDVPRFTPPRKLTTQEIPLVVDDFRVAARNAIEAGFDGVEIHGAHGYLIEQFLKDGVNDRTDEYGGSLENRCRFALEVVDAIVKEIGADKVGIRLSPFIEFNASADSNPNALGLYMAESLNKYKILYCHMVGPMMKEVGVKVESPYTLVPMRKAFKGTFISAGGYDMEDGNNAVAKKETDLVAYGRSFLANPDLPKRFQLSAPLNNYNWETYYTPDPVLGYTDYPFLETTV; via the exons ATGGCCTTCAACGACAGGGAACAAGCTAAAATCCCTCTTCTCACACCCTACAAGATGGGGAAATTTGAGCTTTCTCACAG AGTTGTGTTGGCACCGTTAACAAGGTGCAGATCCTTTGGCAATGTCCCTCAACCACACGCGATCTTGTATTATACACAACGAACAACCAAAGGCGGCTTTCTTATTGCTGAAGCCACTGGTGTTTCCGATACTGCCCAAGG GTATCGAGCGACTCCAGGTATATGGACCAAAGAACAAGTAGAGGCTTGGAAACCTATTGTGGATGCTGTTCATGCGAAAGGAGGAATATTTTTCTGTCAAATTTGGCATGTGGGGAGGGCGTCAAATACTG GTTATCAGCCAAACGGGCAAGCCCCAATATCTTCTACAGAAAAAGGAATAATGAATTCAGTCGAAGCCAATGGCATTGATGTTCCAAGATTTACACCTCCAAGGAAGCTAACAACACAAGAGATTCCTCTGGTTGTTGATGATTTTAGAGTTGCTGCAAGAAATGCTATTGAAGCTG GTTTTGATGGAGTTGAGATTCATGGGGCCCATGGCTATCTAATCGAACAGTTTCTGAAAGATGGAGTAAATGACAGAACAGACGAATATGGTGGTTCACTAGAGAACCGTTGCAGATTTGCTCTAGAAGTAGTAGATGCTATCGTGAAAGAGATCGGAGCAGATAAAGTTGGCATACGACTATCACCTTTTATAGAGTTCAATGCGTCGGCTGACTCAAATCCAAATGCTTTAGGTCTTTACATGGCTGAATCCTTGAATAAGTATAAGATTCTTTACTGTCATATGGTGGGGCCAATGATGAAAGAGGTAGGTGTAAAGGTTGAGTCCCCTTATACTCTTGTACCTATGAGGAAAGCATTTAAAGGGACTTTTATTTCGGCGGGCGGGTATGATATGGAAGATGGTAATAATGCTGTGGCAAAAAAAGAAACCGATCTGGTTGCTTATGGTCGTTCATTTTTGGCTAATCCTGATTTGCCAAAAAGATTTCAGCTTAGTGCTCCTCTTAACAACTACAACTGGGAAACATATTACACACCTGATCCGGTTCTTGGGTATACCGATTATCCGTTTTTGGAAACCACGGTTTAA